TAAGCAAATGTGATTTCAATCAAGGCGTAGAACTCGTAGCTAATTCTACGCCGTAGTATGGTTCAACTATTTATGTAGTCtacgttttaaaatacaacGTGCCGCTACGTTTATTTCCTTCAATGTATTGGTAGGGCTAGAGGTCCTTAGTCATGTaaagtacaacaatttgtattattattattaattaccgacttattaactttattaaaaaaatccacAGCCTGTCTCTTAGATTTGAAATGTAACTGTGTATACTGTTCACATTATTTTGACGTAATACCCACTTAGCAGTCAAATCAAAGCTACGAATAAGACTCTTTAATCGCATGTTCAACCTTAATCCCGTATAAAAATCCTACGGCAAAGTCAACTAGTCCCAATATTTAGTATTTCACCTCGTTTCGCTCAAGGTTGATCATTATGGAGAGCAAACATACTTAAGATTTCTCTAGAACCCTTACTTACGTTCACATTAAAAGCGTTTTCATATAGACCTAAATAAGGATAAAGCGACGAGAAAACTATGTAGGTTAAAtagttaataaaagttttacgtAGTTTAATAGAGTTTTATGATTGTAGATACAATAAAACTATGTTGTTTAGATGTTTTTCGACATTGAGATATATTATGAACTCTTTTGAAGAGCAAACTCTATGTTCTACGTCGAGTCAGAAGCGTTTGTCGCGATCGAGATAAGTCAAGTCTTTGGCTCCGTTTTAAAACAACTTAATACAAGGTTGCTTAACGACCACTTATCGCTTCGGTTCTTTTTATATTCGTAGGTAGGGATTAAGTTATTATCCATACGAAAGgtacaactaaattaaaatgttgtgtaaggaaaaatatattagataGAGATTCACATAGCGCTCCTAAATATCACAACAAACTGGAGATTTGATAAACTGCTTCATTTTTTCTACAACCAAAGCATAACTATACAACTCGTCGTAGGTAGATACacggttttaataaaatcagaCTGTCTATAAAACAAGAGAAACAGTAGTAATAGTGTAGGTAAAATTCCACGCAAGTCTCTCGGAAAACTTTGACCTTGAACTCGAAGTACCGTCGCAAACAAAAGGCATAACGAAGTCGAAGTAATCAACCGAATGGACCATAAATTCGGGAACATCAAACGAGCCATACTTATATTTTCATGAGCCACAATTAGATATTTCATTGCTGTTACGTTGTAATAGCGACATTCTTTCGTGATACACGaccataatattttaatctttctATGTTacttattacaatttcaaacaaaGATGTTTCGatcttttatcaaaaatacactttttttttaaactggaccggaaaaaatcttttttagaTTACAATAAGAGCTATGCTCATCGAATCCTCGTCCTCTAAACaaagtaattagtaataatattaattaggtagaTAATTAGATACATAGTCAATAACACTTTCTTGATTTCCTACATATACACGATTTTGTTAAACGTTTGCAATTAAGaaacgtaaacaaacaaaaacacctacttatcttttttttttttttttttttcttttttcgttaaaaaagacaactcccgcactaagaattgctcttgtgtcgcggggacttttacaaacatacaaacaacggacacaaagcacaaccagacccgaaacaattatttgtggatcgcacaaataattgctccgtgtgggaatcgaacccacgacctcccgatgcagtggtatcggcgtggtgacctaaaccactgcgccacggaggcagtcgactCCGTGGCGCACTTATACCTAATCAACTTtcacttaattaattttctttgagCTATGAAATGTAATATCAGATGGTGGAAAACTGTTTGTCAATTAGGCACAAACTTCCTAACGACCTCGTTCAATTTCTAGGGCGCTCTACGTATACAAGTACCTATAGGTTATTAATTATTCTGCGAGGAGATGAGGTGACTAGCTTATAATTTCGGGACGTCGGCGTCGTCGCGTCAACGACTAGGATGTTGAGTAATGttttatgcataatatataCTTAAGAAGTGTAAATACACTTCTCATATATTATGCATGGAACTTTACCTACTCAGTTACTTAAGATACATTAACACAAAGAATTGTAGGTTAAGCAGAGTGAAATGAAAtgagtgaaacaaaatattgGTATAAAACTTACTGACCAATAGCTCCAAGCGTGGACCAGCGCACTCCAATGAAGCCTTTAGCAGTGAGGGTGAAGCCAACTGTGGCCCCGACCATGGAGTGTGTGCCGGAGACAGGTAACCTCAGCGCCGTGGCGAGGATCAGCCACATCGCACCAGATATCAACGCTGACAGACACCCGGCCGCCAGCAGCTTCTCACCCCCGTTCTCGTACAGAGTCACGTCCAAGATGCCTTTGCGCATCGTATCTGATACCTTATAACCTGCAAcatatatttcattatattccaaaattgtaagtaggtacaacATTTAAGTATCAACATGTTTCAAGcgatttaagttaatttatacttattacACGCCTATAAACTCgagttacattacatttatcTGTAAACAGTATAcaggatataaataaaatgtagcttACCTATTAGTACTGCACCGGCGATCTCAAAAATTGTAGCAAGTATGCAAGCCTGCGTGAGCGTGAGCACCTTGGAGCCGACGCTGGTGCCGAACGAGTTGGCCACATCGTTCGCGCCGATGCCGAAAGCCAGCACGAACGCCACCACAAACCCGCTTATCACAAGCCATAGCAACTCATCAGACTCATACAACATCGTCATTATTTCTTTACCCCAATTCCGTGttcacaaaacaattttgaCATAAAACAACATGATTAGCACCTACTCAAACGCAAACATTACGATAATCAACAACAAGCTTCgctctatatttataatatttttaacactctTGAAACCACTCCCCTTATCTTAAAACAGTCGAATTTTCATtcctttatataaaaataagtgaatatAGAATAGCTAACCATCTAATTGTAGGTAGTAAGTATGATCTCAAAAGCAATCAATAAATtagttatacatttaaaatattataaataatgtaattcgAAATTTATAAGAAAGTTGTGCGTCACAATGTTTGATCTTTATAAAGCCTTTCGTATAGATGATGATGGCAGGATAATTTCGGCTTCatcatttctgaaaaaaataaatacagactTTATAATAACTAGCTACTAATCAATTATACTTAACCCTAACCATTTGTAACCTTGCTAGTTCACCGGCCGccaaaactgtttaaaaaaatgatcGTTTAAATTCAGTCTATTTTTGTAGTCACAAACGTTCCTATAAGATTCATATAGTAATCTAACACGCGTCAATTCAAACTACtcacaagaaaataaaagcaaGACTTCACATCCCATGGTCCTAGGAATATCGATTTACGccatttgatttaaaaattaccAGAAAATAAGGTACTACACTCTCAATTACTACTAATGCGCGCGTATAACCACTGAACTCCagttttcttaaaaatcatGTACATATTTCATTAACATTGCGTCATAAGCGTCTAGTTTCCATCATCGGGAATGCTTATTTTTAAAGGTAGTTAGTTAGCTCTATGTCACGGCTATCTATAACACGTGTCAGTATGTTCACGACATCGGCTCAGCATCCCGGCGTCCGTCTAATTAAACTACCACTACCTATGTGACACCACTAGTTAACTATGAGTTACAAAAAAACGCACTTACTTTTGAATAAAGTAGGATTTTATGGTCCTAGTATTTAACCGTGTCGATGAAGCACGAGGTTTCGCCTTGAGCTCTTCAGCTGTAGACTGAAGTTGACGAGGGTCGCACCGGGCCGCCGACTGAATGGAGCATGCGCGAGGGTAAACAGGGGCCCCCACCAGCAACCCCCCTATTCAGACGCgtacacaataaaaatgtttgctcTATAGCAAAACTGCCCTTAATACAGCCAACTGTATTCAACAGTTTAAGTAGGTAACTGACAATCAAAACGTGTTATAAAAGGATAATACTTAACTACAgtttttaaaaactacttaaGTACATGTATAGTGCTAAGCTGGGCTTACGTAATTTTGTACTGTCGTTAATTTGTCCTTTCTAATAAACCAATCATTCATAAGTGTTTATAGTAACGCTGATAGCTATGTGTTTTTGGCCAAAAATTGTACTGAACGCCAGTGACACTTAGGAATGAAAGTACAAACTTTGCTACGAATTACgaatatacctatgtatgtcACAGGTAATACGTGTGCCCAAAACTGGATGAATCCAATGCCACTGTAACGTCGCGAATTAATACTTGAAATTCTAAgtctttgatattttattatatctgaATATGAAgcacagaaataatattttttgagaatacAGAAAGGTTCACTACGACAGCGATGATAGAAAAGCGGGACGTCTCTCGGACTGAAAATCCGGAACACCGCAAATTTCGAGGCCTTATATGTAGCTCTTACAAGCGAATAAAACGCTTAATATCTTCTGTAGACTACCCTAGTACAAATAAATGAGTACTTAGGTAACATGGTATTTTATCATATGTTAATCATCAGGAGATGATGATTTCTTAACATCAACTCTTAAACGTCGACTCCTAAACGATATGCCAATAAAAATACTGGAAACTCTTTTTGAGCCTACTATTTCTTAGAGTTACGCTGGATTTTTTTAGGACCTCCATCATCACACTCTGATCATAGACTATGATCATGATGTCACCATGACTTGGTAAGGTATACAACCATtagcaaaacatattttttataaaatctgcTAAGGCCGCtttgagaaaataatataggtatcaTCACcagataatatttgtaaaatagcGTTCCCTCTGTaggtttaatataaattcaaatatgtttttttaacgttCTGTGTAGAAGTTTCTTTATAAACTGGCCGAAGCTGGGCAGGTCGCTTGTTCACTGAAATTTGCCTAGATACTAAACCAATATCACATTATAAAACCTAtcttttgtgaaataattttgtgtgaTAATGTCCGGATgaactatttataattaactagaggccgcccgaaacttcgtccgcgtggaaacccttcccgcgtaaatcccgatccctcgggaactccgggataaaaagtagcttaagtcttattctgggtcttcagcaaCCTATACCTATACCgtatcgtaatcggttcagtagtatttgcgtggaagagcaaaagtaacaaacatccatacatacattgtcacaaactttcgcatttataatattggtaggatAGTAGGATTAGTTAATTAGATACatatacataagttattattgAGCCAAACGTGACTTGTTAAATGTTTTAGCAGCCTCCATGCTGCCCTTAAGACTAACATAACCGTTACTTATTAACTTAACCGTTACTTATTAacttaacacaaataaattgttctatGAATCTGAGACTTGCCAATGCGTTGTTTAATTCTATTGTGTTTTTTGTGCTTTAGTGTGATTAGTGTCCTTGCTTATACCTCaggtaacatttatttaatataaattaattacttttttcaagTCCCTTACCATAGAAATTAATTGTCTATGGCCGTCTCCATCCgtcatttttttctaaaatcacTTGTCaactttatttcatttgaaattctccaaaatattttgtaattgcataccttgtttaaaacaaactggattgaataataatgtaacaaaagaataagaaaatatctataatgtaTTTCAGAAATGTTTGGTCTGCGGCTGAGCTGACAAATGCTTGGTATATAATTGTTGATTGAGGTTATATTAGTGACAAAACAATCGGTGCTCAtgaattactttgatatttcAGCAGACCAGTGCTTCTTCAACAATACCGTTGTAGTGTCGCAAATGTTCGCGTACAGATACGAAAGTCCCTTCACAATTCAAGACGCGGTGGACGTGACAATGATCCAAATCCACTGGAACACCTCAAAATTGATTGTAGACCATTGCATCCCAATGCATTGGTCAAACCCTTCTTTTTTACTGTTGGGGTAAGTTAACCTGTCAGAAATTATTATATCTAGAGACAATTTCAagcattatataataaacatatttttttagtacagTACAGTTTCATATTTTCTCTACTTATCATTTTTCGTTTTCAGAGATGAATCTGGTAGTTATAATGTTTGTATTCCTGTTTAAAGGTGTCCACATTGAGTCTTGGAGCATGTATGATTTGGGAATATGAAGCTCTCCGGTCACATGCCACCTCGTTTTTCAGAAAATCTGGTGCATGGTTAAGTACTCAACAAAGGAGATTAAAATCTGTATGTTACACCTAACGCATATTTAAATGTGCTCCCATTTATCTGCTAGATAACActattattgctttttattatcaaatttcTTAAATCTGTCATTGTAGATAAAACTTGATCAAAGTATCATGTtagaaatatttcttattttcctGAACATATAATGGACTGTTCATCTTATATCTCAATCAAATAAATGCTTTGTACTGTCatcttataaatatcattttttcctgcaattcaaaaataatagtCAAAATTATGTCAACAGAGATCTGAACCTGGTCCTGTAAAGAAATGGTGGAACTCACTAAGAGAAagtgaaaaagtattttatccAATATTGGCAGCCAATGTACTGGTATTTGGAGCATGGCGCATGAGACAACTTCAACCATTTATGATTAAATACTTCTGTTCAAATCCTTCCGGcagttagtattattttattcttattcttttttaactttttctgATACTATACTATTTCAAAATGTTGATTTGCAAATATATTGCATGCTTCCTATTAGATGTAAGATTATGAGGTATGATCCATAATagaaaaaaagttaagtaaaaattttgtataattaatactTAGTTGACCTCATTGGTAACTTATATAAGAACTTTTCCATATCctaatacaattatttcattgatataatattaatccAAACTATTTTTAACAGTTCTAAATAATCTGTGTCCTGAAACTTACCTAGTCATATTTTTCTTACGCTTAATCTCAACTTTGCAGGTGCCAAATGTCTCCCAATGTTATTATCTACATTCAGCCACTACTCAGCAATGCACTTGGCTGCAAATATGTATGTCCTTTATAGTTTCATGCCAGGTAAGAACATAACTCAAATactattaaattgttaaagtttACATAACATGTCTAAATGTTacatcatttataaaatactagcttttacccgcgacttcgtccgcaaaCTGAATTTTCTCATGGGAATGCGTTATTTTCtgggggtaaaaagtagcctatgtcctttctcgggtatcaaaatatctccataccaaatttcatgcaaattgattccgtagtttaggcgtgattgagtcacagacagacagacagagttactttcgcatttataatattagtatggattgacaAAAAGAACTACAAGTGCAAGTTTTAATAATGATCTATACTTTCAGCTGCTGTAGCATCACTAGGGAAGGAGCAATTCACAGCAATGTACCTCAGCGCTGGCGTCATAAGCAGTTTTGCCAGCTTTGTTTATAAGGTGCTGCTAAATCAGCCTGGCCTTAGTCTCGGAGCAGTGAGTAGTTTACTTTTTTGCAATTCTTTGaaagtttttacagaatataaataactttggaTAACTATTGCTATCAACTGAGTACAAGTTGACTGGATCTTGTATTATAGTAATTAGACAACTGCTATCCATATATAGGTACATTtctatagtatagataaatgaaCATTTAAGCTTAGAAGAGACTGGATTGGATTCCGTCCCATCAAAAATGGTGAGGCGATTATTGTGGCAAGGCGACTAAACCCTGCAAAGACaagattatgttttaaaaactaagAAAGAATCTGTCtcgattatagaatattttctgtaataagttattttgtttcagtcGGGAGCAATTATGTCGGTGTTAGCATATGTATGTGTGCAATATCCTGACACCAGGCTGAGTATTATCTTCTTGCCCATGTACACATTTGCCGCTGGGACGGTGAGTACTCTGAGTAAACATTGGCATCCAAGTTCATATAGGCTTTGAACATTAGTTTGACacataatttaatgaaaatatattctttttaaaaatatttatgcctAAAAACGTGAACAATCTATCACTTTTCTTAAGGTCTTAACTAAAACGActtttgattatttttccaATAACAATTTGATTAAGCACATAGGAATGTATTAACCCGCGTTATTCTTTAATAAGACCCTTATCTTAATAAGCTACTTATCAGTCACATAACAGCTTGTTTTTTGTATTACAGGCTATAAAGGTCATAATGAGCGTAGATCTGGCCGGCGTCGTATTTGGATGGAAATTCTTTGATCACGCGGCGCATCTCGGTGGTGCTTTATTCGGAATGTAAGTTCACGTAATTAGATACTTATGTCACCGTTTTGATTCTATAGATTCAAGTTAATCAAGCATTTTGCCTATATAGCAACTTGTtaacataaaaactttaatcACGTATTATAAAATAGGAATAAGCATTTTTCTGGTAAAACCCAAAAAGTACTCAACTGATTTTAGCACAGGTTTGAATTAACTTATTTTCCTCAGAGTGGTAAGATAAAGTTCGTTAGATCCATAACACAATCTGTTTTCACCAATATAGAACTATTTAGAGATGATTATCCACTACCATTAATTATctcctaaaatataatatgttctaCTATTATTCCAGGTACTGGTGTCGCTGGGGTAGCGATACTATTTGGGGCAATAGGGACAAATTCCTACAGTATTACCATACTATTAGGAAAAATGATTCAAACAGATAGCAAGGTACTATgtagttaaagaaaaaatatttaaaaacaattttgttaagaaaatattgttataaatgtaacttgacagattatattattattttaaaaatatcaccttgttttttttttattaacacattCAATAACATTATACCAGATCTGACCTAAATCTTGCACaaggttttgttatttattactccAAATGTTTAGGTTAAATATTGCGCGACGAGACAACCCCACACCCGTTTTGTCACCACAAAACTTATAACcaaaacaatatcaattaaaaaaccaacaactttattgtaaaaatagacATTCAAAATGCATTTTGCAAGTTGACTTGGTCAACTAGCGTTTCCTTATAACCTAAGCCTTGAGTATTTTGGCGTGGAAGTTGAAATGTTCTCCGATGTATGTGGAAATGTAGTAATATGAGTGATCATAGCCTTCACGCAAATTCAGGATGACGGGAACTCCAACTGAACGACATGCTTCAACTAAATTTTCAGGCAACAGCTGCT
Above is a window of Anticarsia gemmatalis isolate Benzon Research Colony breed Stoneville strain chromosome 2, ilAntGemm2 primary, whole genome shotgun sequence DNA encoding:
- the rho-7 gene encoding rhomboid family intramembrane serine protease rho-7; the protein is MYFRNVWSAAELTNACRPVLLQQYRCSVANVRVQIRKSLHNSRRGGRDNDPNPLEHLKIDCRPLHPNALVKPFFFTVGVSTLSLGACMIWEYEALRSHATSFFRKSGAWLSTQQRRLKSRSEPGPVKKWWNSLRESEKVFYPILAANVLVFGAWRMRQLQPFMIKYFCSNPSGSAKCLPMLLSTFSHYSAMHLAANMYVLYSFMPAAVASLGKEQFTAMYLSAGVISSFASFVYKVLLNQPGLSLGASGAIMSVLAYVCVQYPDTRLSIIFLPMYTFAAGTAIKVIMSVDLAGVVFGWKFFDHAAHLGGALFGMYWCRWGSDTIWGNRDKFLQYYHTIRKNDSNR